A stretch of the Filimonas lacunae genome encodes the following:
- a CDS encoding 3'-5' exoribonuclease domain-containing protein: protein MAYIMVDIESDGPIPGDYSMISFGAVLVNDALDKTFYGRIKPISDKYIPEALKVSGHTREECMGFDDAETVMRNFAHWIAEVCKKDRPVFISDNNGFDWMFICWYFHHFTGSNPFGFSSQNLGSLYKGVVKDTFQTFKHLRKTTHTHHPVDDAKGNAEALLTIKKEYGVKMKL, encoded by the coding sequence ATGGCATACATAATGGTAGACATAGAAAGTGATGGTCCCATTCCAGGCGACTACTCCATGATTTCGTTTGGAGCCGTACTGGTAAACGACGCTTTGGATAAAACATTTTACGGAAGAATAAAGCCTATATCAGATAAGTATATACCGGAAGCATTGAAGGTATCAGGTCATACCCGGGAAGAGTGTATGGGTTTTGATGATGCAGAAACAGTAATGCGCAACTTTGCCCACTGGATTGCAGAAGTCTGTAAAAAAGACCGCCCGGTTTTTATCAGCGATAACAACGGCTTTGACTGGATGTTTATTTGCTGGTATTTTCACCACTTCACCGGTTCTAATCCTTTTGGCTTTAGCTCACAAAACCTGGGCAGCTTGTATAAAGGCGTGGTAAAAGATACTTTCCAAACTTTTAAGCATCTGCGCAAAACCACCCACACGCATCACCCGGTAGATGATGCCAAAGGAAACGCCGAAGCGTTATTGACTATTAAGAAAGAGTACGGGGTTAAAATGAAGTTGTAG
- a CDS encoding LytR/AlgR family response regulator transcription factor: MSMTCIIVEDEPLAQERTKGYIERVPFLTLLAVFDNGMDALVYLQQHPVDLIFLDIQMDDFSGIQLLESSQLKSQVILTTAYHEYAIKGFDLRVTDYLLKPFTFERFLQAANKAHTQQPTTDKPPEKNFIFIKTGHQLKKLVLHELLYIEGKRDYRKVCTTQSAIMTLQTFTELETEIPASVACRVHKSYMVALDKIDTVEKDAVHIQDRIIPVSESYRKAFFERIGKNL; this comes from the coding sequence ATGTCCATGACCTGTATTATAGTAGAAGACGAGCCGTTGGCCCAGGAAAGAACAAAAGGGTATATAGAGCGTGTGCCTTTTCTTACACTACTGGCCGTGTTTGATAATGGCATGGATGCTTTGGTGTATTTACAGCAGCACCCGGTAGACCTTATTTTTCTGGATATTCAAATGGATGATTTCTCCGGCATACAGCTGTTGGAATCGTCACAGCTGAAAAGCCAGGTTATTTTAACCACCGCCTATCATGAATATGCTATCAAGGGTTTTGATTTGCGGGTAACTGACTACTTATTAAAACCCTTCACCTTTGAACGTTTTTTGCAGGCGGCTAATAAAGCGCATACGCAACAACCCACTACAGATAAACCACCGGAAAAAAACTTCATTTTTATAAAAACCGGCCACCAGCTTAAAAAGCTGGTGTTACACGAATTGCTGTATATAGAAGGTAAGCGTGACTATCGTAAAGTATGTACTACGCAGAGTGCTATTATGACGCTGCAAACTTTTACCGAACTGGAAACAGAAATACCCGCATCCGTTGCCTGCCGCGTGCATAAGTCGTACATGGTGGCGCTGGATAAAATTGATACGGTAGAAAAAGATGCGGTGCATATACAGGATAGAATCATCCCGGTTTCCGAATCGTATCGCAAGGCATTTTTTGAGCGGATAGGAAAAAATCTGTAA
- a CDS encoding sensor histidine kinase — translation MKKPIIALLHIGYWMLYSSLLLLLLFMLNNGAVWNNRQLALFLPLFIYVPALIGFYTFYTFLFSRFLVRKKIPALLLTGVLTSLLAGIAGISIVWIIWKHRLPYKEQTTAIIAFIVMMAINALLNGLVGLVMRAFISWYNDIRWKETLARRNAEMELALVKAQINPHFLFNTLNNIDVLIEKDPAQASDYFKKLSGILRFMLYETRAEQISLSDELAYIEKYIHLQKIRSSRPGYVHYSVEGAVGNIQVAPMLFIPFIENAFKHADTKKQDNAIVVKFDMREREIVFHCSNRYMPHMQKQETNEGGLGNNLIQKRLQLLYPGKHQLNIQTGNQLYTVHLKLSV, via the coding sequence TTGAAAAAGCCAATTATTGCTTTGTTGCATATAGGTTACTGGATGCTGTATTCCAGCCTGCTACTGCTGTTGCTGTTTATGCTTAACAATGGAGCTGTATGGAATAACAGGCAGCTGGCGTTGTTTTTACCCTTGTTTATTTATGTACCGGCGCTGATAGGCTTTTATACGTTTTACACTTTTTTGTTCAGCCGTTTCCTGGTCCGTAAAAAAATACCCGCTTTATTGTTAACGGGCGTGCTTACTTCCCTGCTGGCAGGCATTGCGGGTATTAGCATCGTTTGGATAATATGGAAACACCGGCTGCCGTACAAAGAACAAACCACCGCCATCATCGCTTTTATTGTGATGATGGCGATTAACGCTTTGCTCAACGGATTGGTAGGACTTGTTATGCGGGCTTTTATCAGCTGGTATAACGATATACGCTGGAAAGAAACACTGGCCCGCAGAAATGCCGAGATGGAACTGGCGCTGGTAAAAGCACAAATCAATCCGCATTTTCTGTTCAATACACTCAACAATATAGATGTGTTAATTGAAAAAGATCCTGCGCAGGCTTCTGACTATTTTAAAAAACTCTCCGGCATACTCCGGTTTATGCTATACGAAACCCGGGCCGAACAAATAAGCTTGTCGGATGAACTGGCTTATATAGAAAAGTATATCCACCTGCAAAAGATACGGTCATCCCGTCCGGGTTATGTACACTACTCCGTAGAAGGTGCCGTAGGTAACATACAGGTAGCACCCATGTTGTTTATCCCTTTTATAGAAAATGCGTTTAAACATGCCGATACCAAAAAACAGGATAACGCCATTGTAGTAAAGTTTGACATGAGGGAGCGTGAAATTGTTTTTCATTGCAGCAACCGGTATATGCCCCACATGCAAAAGCAGGAAACTAACGAAGGTGGCCTGGGCAATAATCTTATTCAAAAACGTTTGCAGTTATTATATCCCGGCAAGCACCAGTTAAACATACAAACCGGTAATCAATTGTATACGGTACATCTAAAGTTGAGCGTGTAA
- a CDS encoding ABC transporter permease, producing the protein MTTFLHSFQSEWLKKKHSAAAYLTITGGLLIPVIMLLAAFYHSDSLYIEYTSGKLWRDLYYNSWQYMGILLLPMGIILVASLVTQLEYKNNTWKQLHVTPQSYTVLFFAKLSVVMALLLQCFVLFTIGIYLCGIIPSLLYTNLPYPREAFPVWLFAKGTGKFLVACLPIVALQYVMSLVSKNFLVPIGVGIVLFIVGIIAARLQYNYWMPYCYCSLQFLNLPRLPGGLPLEIWAAGYTILFTVAGYIIYITRKDKS; encoded by the coding sequence ATGACCACTTTCCTGCACAGCTTTCAAAGCGAATGGCTGAAAAAGAAACACAGCGCCGCGGCCTATCTTACCATTACCGGCGGACTGTTAATTCCGGTAATCATGCTTCTTGCAGCGTTTTATCATTCCGATAGTTTGTATATAGAATATACCTCCGGAAAACTATGGCGCGACTTGTACTATAACAGCTGGCAATACATGGGCATACTGTTATTACCTATGGGTATTATATTAGTGGCCAGCCTGGTTACACAGCTGGAATATAAAAACAACACCTGGAAACAACTGCATGTAACGCCCCAGTCGTATACCGTTTTGTTTTTTGCAAAACTGTCGGTGGTGATGGCATTGTTGCTGCAATGCTTTGTGCTGTTTACCATAGGTATTTACCTGTGTGGTATTATTCCCTCGCTGCTATATACCAATTTACCCTATCCGCGGGAAGCATTTCCTGTTTGGCTGTTTGCAAAAGGCACCGGCAAATTTTTGGTGGCCTGTTTGCCTATAGTAGCATTGCAATATGTGATGAGCCTGGTAAGTAAAAATTTCCTGGTGCCTATAGGGGTGGGAATCGTTTTATTTATTGTGGGCATAATTGCCGCCCGGTTGCAGTATAATTACTGGATGCCTTACTGTTACTGCTCCCTGCAGTTTTTAAACCTTCCCCGTTTACCGGGTGGGTTGCCTTTAGAAATATGGGCTGCCGGCTATACCATATTATTTACAGTTGCCGGGTATATTATATATATTACACGAAAAGATAAATCCTGA
- a CDS encoding ABC transporter ATP-binding protein — protein MLYCIETQHLTYHYQKGNTLLHGLNLQVPSQAIYGFLGANGAGKTTTLKLLTSLLQNQSGSITVLNQPLPPNRLQLMQQVGVFIESPSIYSHLSATENLEVFRRLYQCPVGNIAEALETVGLQNTGNKKAGRFSLGMKQRLGIAVALLHKPSLLILDEPTNGLDPQGMIEMRTLLKKLNHEQHISILISSHMLAEMEKLVTHIGIIDKGRLLYQGTLASLTTTHTTKGTPATLETTYMNLINPVIV, from the coding sequence ATGTTGTATTGTATAGAAACCCAACACCTCACTTACCACTACCAGAAAGGAAACACCTTACTGCATGGGCTGAATTTACAGGTTCCCAGCCAGGCCATCTACGGATTTCTGGGCGCCAACGGCGCCGGTAAAACCACCACGTTAAAACTACTCACCAGCCTTTTGCAAAATCAGTCGGGTAGCATTACGGTTCTTAACCAGCCATTGCCACCCAACAGGCTACAGCTGATGCAACAGGTAGGTGTGTTTATCGAAAGCCCTTCTATTTATAGCCACCTTTCCGCTACCGAAAACCTGGAAGTATTTCGCAGGCTGTACCAATGCCCGGTAGGCAACATCGCGGAAGCACTGGAAACCGTAGGCTTGCAAAACACCGGTAACAAAAAGGCCGGCCGTTTTTCGCTGGGCATGAAACAGCGTTTAGGCATTGCCGTTGCCTTGCTGCACAAACCTTCGCTGTTGATACTGGATGAACCTACCAACGGATTAGACCCGCAGGGTATGATTGAAATGCGCACCTTATTAAAAAAACTAAACCATGAACAACATATTAGCATTCTTATATCCAGCCACATGCTTGCTGAAATGGAAAAGCTGGTTACACATATTGGCATTATTGATAAAGGCCGCTTACTCTACCAGGGTACACTGGCTTCATTAACTACTACCCATACCACCAAGGGCACACCCGCTACACTCGAAACCACTTACATGAACCTGATAAACCCTGTTATTGTATGA
- a CDS encoding DUF3175 domain-containing protein: MTQHKKKTTRRKKWSAQVMATSDAMDLKDGIFKKEDPHAIAVSLKNSSRRSHRRKGTPYQSAMSMLNFYINRGGKNLPEKQKAVLEKAKAELKKVFHKE; encoded by the coding sequence ATGACACAACATAAAAAGAAAACTACACGGCGCAAAAAATGGTCGGCCCAGGTGATGGCTACCAGTGATGCCATGGACCTGAAAGACGGTATTTTTAAAAAAGAAGACCCGCATGCGATTGCAGTGTCGCTGAAAAATTCTTCGCGCCGGAGCCATCGTCGTAAGGGAACGCCTTACCAGTCGGCCATGTCGATGCTTAATTTTTACATTAACCGGGGAGGTAAAAATTTACCGGAGAAACAAAAAGCGGTGCTGGAAAAAGCAAAAGCGGAATTAAAGAAGGTGTTTCACAAAGAATAG
- a CDS encoding glycosyltransferase yields the protein MITFFAISSVITLAWMIVCIYLLINARSIGLLKNISPLPQGNEPSLDIIIAVRNEEADLAQALQSLCHIHYSNYRLVVINDRSTDGTAAILQQFAAQYPHITVYTITSLPQGWLGKNHAMYTGATISQGEWILFTDADVLYQPDAISRAMAYVLQTQTDNLVVFPEIISRSAMFNAINATFRTMLEVKLRPWKARDRQSKAFIGMGAFSLVNRKAYVSSGTHSKIPLRPDDDLKLGEQIKSAGFQQDCLYGDGLLRLEWYTSVQQFINGLMKNMFSAFQYNAWLATANALLVVLIIILPIPVLLLSGWWQLQCMALVILFFQWLAFTFRPAMNAGWWYVFTIPYAGVIMTYIVFRSTWLTLKNKGIYWRDSFYPLDELKKGYHS from the coding sequence ATGATCACATTCTTTGCTATTTCCTCTGTTATTACCCTTGCCTGGATGATCGTTTGCATCTACCTGCTTATTAACGCCCGTTCCATAGGCCTGCTAAAAAATATTTCTCCACTACCACAGGGCAATGAACCTTCGCTGGATATTATTATCGCGGTAAGAAATGAAGAAGCCGACCTGGCCCAGGCACTGCAAAGTCTTTGTCATATCCATTACAGCAATTACCGCCTGGTAGTTATCAACGACCGGTCTACCGATGGTACCGCTGCCATTCTGCAACAATTCGCCGCGCAATATCCACATATCACGGTATACACTATCACCAGTTTGCCCCAGGGCTGGCTGGGTAAAAACCACGCCATGTACACCGGGGCCACTATTTCGCAGGGCGAATGGATTTTGTTTACCGATGCCGATGTATTGTACCAGCCCGATGCCATTAGCCGGGCTATGGCTTATGTGCTGCAAACCCAAACGGATAACCTGGTGGTTTTTCCGGAGATCATTTCCCGCTCAGCTATGTTTAACGCCATCAATGCTACTTTCCGCACCATGCTGGAAGTAAAGCTTCGCCCGTGGAAAGCCCGCGACCGCCAATCAAAAGCTTTTATAGGCATGGGCGCGTTTAGCCTGGTTAACCGCAAAGCTTATGTAAGCTCCGGCACGCACAGTAAAATTCCGCTTCGTCCCGATGACGATTTAAAATTGGGCGAGCAGATTAAAAGCGCCGGCTTTCAGCAGGACTGTTTATATGGCGATGGATTGTTACGGCTGGAATGGTATACCAGCGTACAGCAATTTATCAATGGCCTGATGAAAAATATGTTCTCCGCTTTTCAATACAACGCCTGGCTGGCCACGGCCAATGCACTGCTGGTGGTACTTATTATTATATTACCCATACCTGTGTTGCTGTTATCGGGCTGGTGGCAGTTGCAGTGTATGGCGTTAGTCATCCTGTTTTTTCAATGGCTGGCTTTTACGTTCCGCCCGGCCATGAATGCAGGGTGGTGGTATGTGTTTACCATTCCTTATGCCGGGGTGATTATGACTTACATTGTTTTTCGCAGCACGTGGTTAACGCTTAAAAACAAAGGCATTTATTGGCGCGACAGTTTTTACCCGCTGGATGAATTAAAAAAGGGCTATCACTCATAG
- a CDS encoding RNA recognition motif domain-containing protein, giving the protein MQDEDLRSYFEEHGEVTSAKVIIDRETGRSRGFGFVEMPDQAAAENAIRELDGASVEGRSMRVNEAKPREEKKPRSSYSGGGNNRW; this is encoded by the coding sequence GTGCAGGATGAAGACTTAAGATCTTATTTTGAAGAACATGGTGAAGTAACTTCCGCTAAGGTAATCATAGACAGAGAAACTGGTCGTAGCCGTGGTTTTGGTTTTGTGGAAATGCCTGATCAGGCAGCAGCTGAAAACGCTATCCGCGAACTGGATGGTGCTAGTGTTGAAGGTCGCTCTATGAGAGTGAACGAAGCTAAACCAAGAGAAGAGAAGAAGCCAAGATCTTCTTACTCTGGCGGTGGCAACAACCGTTGGTAG